From a single Mycolicibacterium mengxianglii genomic region:
- the aroA gene encoding 3-phosphoshikimate 1-carboxyvinyltransferase yields the protein MTTWTAPCTPTPVHATVAIPGSKSLTNRTLILAAVAAAQGQGQSTIAGALRSRDTDLMIGALRTLGLTVEGDAAALTVSGSLAPSAGATVDCGLAGTVLRFVPALAALGPVDVVFDGDEQARARPIAPLLGALRSLGVDIDNDSMPFRVAGTGGVKGGTVEIDASASSQFVSGLLLCGAAFEEGVTVVHTGDTLPSAPHIAMTTAMLRQAGVQVDDSTANQWHVAPGPVAARHWDVEPDLSGAAPFLAAAVVSGGIVRLTGWPSESLQPADTIVSLFEMLNATATQADTHLEINGTALYEGFDVDLRDIGELTPVVAVLAALATPGSVSQLRGIAHLRGHETDRLAALTAELNGLGGECEETADGLRITATQLHGGTWHTYADHRMAMAGALVGLRVAGVEIDDIATTAKTLPEFPHLWSDMLAGQDFGL from the coding sequence GTGACGACATGGACGGCCCCCTGCACCCCGACGCCCGTGCACGCGACCGTCGCGATCCCGGGCTCGAAATCACTGACAAACCGCACGTTGATCCTGGCCGCGGTCGCCGCGGCTCAAGGCCAGGGCCAATCGACCATCGCCGGCGCGCTGCGCAGCCGCGACACCGATCTGATGATCGGTGCGCTGCGGACCCTGGGTCTGACCGTCGAAGGCGACGCCGCGGCACTGACGGTCAGCGGGTCGCTGGCTCCATCCGCGGGCGCCACCGTGGATTGCGGACTGGCAGGCACTGTCCTGCGGTTCGTTCCGGCGCTGGCGGCCCTGGGACCCGTTGATGTGGTGTTCGACGGCGACGAGCAGGCCCGGGCCCGCCCGATCGCGCCGCTGCTGGGGGCGTTGCGCTCCCTGGGGGTGGACATCGACAACGACTCGATGCCCTTCCGGGTGGCCGGTACGGGCGGGGTCAAGGGCGGCACGGTCGAGATCGACGCGTCGGCGTCCTCGCAGTTCGTCTCCGGGCTGTTGCTCTGCGGTGCCGCGTTCGAGGAGGGGGTGACCGTCGTGCACACCGGCGACACCCTGCCCTCGGCGCCGCACATCGCCATGACGACAGCCATGCTGCGGCAGGCGGGCGTGCAGGTCGACGACAGCACCGCCAACCAGTGGCATGTCGCCCCCGGTCCGGTTGCGGCCCGGCACTGGGACGTTGAACCCGACCTCTCCGGCGCTGCGCCGTTCCTGGCCGCGGCAGTGGTCTCCGGTGGCATTGTGCGACTGACCGGCTGGCCATCGGAGAGTCTGCAGCCCGCCGATACCATTGTTTCGCTGTTCGAGATGCTCAATGCCACTGCCACACAAGCAGATACGCATCTGGAGATCAACGGCACCGCGCTGTATGAGGGGTTCGACGTCGACCTCCGCGACATCGGTGAGCTGACACCGGTGGTGGCGGTACTGGCCGCCCTGGCCACACCTGGATCGGTGTCGCAACTACGGGGCATCGCCCACCTGCGCGGCCACGAAACCGACCGGTTGGCCGCGCTGACCGCCGAGCTCAACGGACTCGGCGGCGAGTGCGAAGAGACCGCCGACGGCCTGCGGATCACCGCCACGCAGCTGCACGGCGGAACGTGGCACACCTATGCCGACCACCGGATGGCGATGGCCGGCGCCCTGGTCGGGCTACGTGTTGCCGGAGTGGAGATCGACGACATCGCAACGACAGCCAAGACGCTGCCGGAGTTTCCGCACCTGTGGTCGGACATGCTGGCCGGACAGGATTTCGGCCTGTGA
- the rsgA gene encoding ribosome small subunit-dependent GTPase A, whose translation MSGRVYDESDVRIRPGKGSRPRTKTRPEHLDARAAMVVTVDRGRWGCVLDGDPDRPVTAMRARELGRTPIVVGDDVDVVGDLSGRPDSLARIVRRGERRTVLRRTADDTDPTERVVVANADQLMIVVALADPPPRTGFVERSLIAAYAGGLEPILCLTKSDLADPEPFAAQFADLDLRVTTAGRDDPLETVEPLLTGKLTVLLGHSGVGKSTLVNRLVPDAYRATGDVSGVGKGRHTSTQSIALALRGGGWVIDTPGVRSFGLAHIETTDVLLAFSDLAEAIADCPRGCGHMGPPADPGCALDALTGPAAGRVLAARRLLAVLREGA comes from the coding sequence TTGAGCGGTCGCGTCTACGACGAGTCCGACGTCCGGATCCGTCCGGGCAAAGGTTCACGACCGCGTACCAAGACCCGGCCTGAACATCTCGACGCGCGGGCGGCGATGGTGGTCACCGTGGACCGGGGACGCTGGGGATGTGTGCTCGACGGTGACCCGGACCGGCCTGTCACCGCGATGCGGGCCAGGGAGCTGGGCCGAACCCCGATCGTGGTCGGTGACGACGTGGACGTGGTGGGTGATCTGTCGGGGCGGCCCGACAGCCTGGCGCGGATCGTTCGACGTGGCGAACGGCGAACGGTGTTGCGCCGCACTGCCGATGACACCGATCCCACTGAACGGGTGGTCGTCGCCAACGCCGATCAGCTGATGATCGTGGTGGCGCTGGCTGATCCGCCGCCACGCACGGGGTTCGTTGAACGGTCGTTGATTGCGGCTTACGCCGGCGGTCTGGAGCCGATTCTGTGTCTGACGAAAAGTGACCTCGCCGATCCCGAACCGTTCGCGGCGCAATTCGCCGATCTCGATCTGAGGGTGACCACGGCGGGACGCGACGATCCGCTCGAGACCGTGGAGCCATTGTTGACCGGCAAGCTGACGGTGCTTCTCGGCCATTCCGGTGTCGGTAAGTCGACGCTGGTGAATCGCCTTGTGCCGGATGCTTATCGGGCCACCGGGGATGTCTCCGGCGTCGGGAAGGGCAGGCACACTTCCACCCAGTCGATCGCGCTGGCATTGCGCGGCGGCGGCTGGGTGATCGATACCCCGGGTGTGCGTTCATTCGGGTTGGCCCACATCGAGACCACCGATGTGCTACTGGCGTTCTCGGACCTGGCCGAGGCGATCGCCGACTGCCCGCGGGGATGTGGCCACATGGGCCCGCCTGCCGACCCCGGATGCGCACTCGACGCGCTGACGGGGCCCGCCGCCGGGCGGGTGTTGGCCGCCCGGCGGCTGTTGGCCGTCCTCCGCGAAGGCGCCTGA
- a CDS encoding fatty acid desaturase family protein, which yields MAITDVPEFAHLTDADIESLAVELDAIRQDIEDSRGERDSRYIRRTIAAQRALEVAGRLMLTASSKRSAWWAGTATLGVAKIIENMEIGHNVMHGQWDWMNDPEIHSTSWEWDMSGASKHWRFTHNFMHHKYTNILGMDDDVGYGLLRVTRDQRWKPFNLGNLFYNTVLAAGFEWGVGLQHLELGKIFKGRDDREASLVRVREFATKAGTQVVKDYIAYPALTSLSPKATFKSTMRANAVANVIRNVWSNAVIFCGHFPDGAEKFTKTDMVGESKGQWYLRQMLGSANFENGPALRFMSGNLCYQIEHHLYPDLPSNRLHEISIRVKEICDKYDLPYTTGSFAMQYGKTWRTIAKLSLPNKYLRDTADDAPETRSERMFAELGPEFAGVDDTSGRRRGLKTAIATVRSWRNSGRAAKARNDIRNIEQELRSA from the coding sequence ATGGCAATCACAGACGTACCAGAGTTCGCCCATTTGACTGACGCGGACATCGAGAGCCTGGCCGTTGAGCTCGACGCCATCCGGCAGGACATCGAAGACTCCCGTGGGGAACGCGATTCGCGTTATATCCGCCGCACCATCGCGGCGCAGCGTGCACTCGAAGTAGCAGGTCGCCTGATGCTCACCGCCAGCTCGAAGCGCTCAGCGTGGTGGGCAGGCACGGCGACCCTCGGCGTGGCCAAGATCATCGAGAACATGGAGATCGGCCACAACGTCATGCACGGCCAGTGGGATTGGATGAACGATCCCGAGATCCATTCCACCAGTTGGGAATGGGACATGAGCGGCGCTTCCAAGCACTGGCGCTTCACTCACAACTTCATGCACCACAAATACACCAACATCCTGGGTATGGACGACGACGTGGGCTACGGGCTGCTGCGCGTGACCCGGGACCAACGGTGGAAGCCCTTCAATCTCGGCAACCTGTTCTACAACACGGTGCTTGCCGCCGGGTTCGAATGGGGAGTGGGGCTGCAGCACCTCGAGCTCGGCAAGATCTTCAAGGGTCGCGATGACCGCGAAGCCAGCCTGGTCCGGGTACGGGAGTTCGCCACCAAGGCGGGCACGCAGGTGGTCAAGGACTACATCGCGTACCCGGCGCTGACGTCGCTGTCGCCGAAGGCCACCTTCAAGTCGACGATGCGGGCCAACGCAGTCGCCAACGTGATCCGCAATGTCTGGTCGAACGCCGTGATCTTCTGCGGTCATTTCCCTGACGGCGCCGAGAAATTCACCAAGACCGACATGGTCGGTGAATCGAAGGGTCAGTGGTACCTGCGCCAGATGCTGGGTAGCGCCAACTTCGAGAACGGTCCGGCGCTGCGCTTCATGAGCGGCAATCTCTGCTACCAGATCGAGCATCACCTGTATCCGGACCTGCCCAGCAACCGGTTGCACGAGATCTCGATCCGGGTCAAGGAGATCTGCGACAAGTACGACCTGCCCTACACCACCGGGTCGTTCGCGATGCAGTACGGCAAGACCTGGCGCACCATCGCCAAGCTGTCGTTGCCCAACAAGTATCTGCGCGACACCGCGGACGACGCGCCCGAGACGCGTAGTGAGCGGATGTTCGCCGAGCTGGGACCGGAGTTCGCCGGGGTGGATGACACCTCGGGTCGTCGACGCGGGCTCAAGACCGCCATCGCGACGGTGCGCTCATGGCGCAACTCGGGGCGAGCGGCAAAGGCGCGCAACGACATTCGCAATATCGAGCAGGAGCTCCGCAGCGCCTGA